The Proteus terrae subsp. cibarius genome contains the following window.
GATCTGTATATTTAATGAATATATTGGAAAGGGTTCAGTCTAATCTGGACATCTTGAGTAAATCAGAAAAAAAAGTCGCAGAGGCTGTTTTAACTGCGCCACAAACTGTTATCCATTCAAGTATTGCCTTAATGGCTAAAACGGCTGATGTCAGTGAACCCACTGTTAATCGATTTTGCCGACGTATGGCAACAAAAGGCTTTCCTGATTTTAAATTACAATTAGCACAAAGCATTGCCAATGGTACGCCTTATGTAAATCGTAATATTGATGATTCTGATACTGTCTCTTCTTATACCAATAAAATTTTTGAATCCGCAATGGCGGGACTTGAAAACGTTAAAAATAATATTGATATCGCAGCTATCAATCGTGCAGTTGATATTTTGACGCAAGCTAAAAAAATCTCTTTTTTTGGTTTAGGTGCATCAGCAGCCGTTGCTCACGATGCCATGAATAAGTTTTCTCGTTTTAATATTCCTGTCACTTATTTTGATGATGTTGTTATGCAACGTATGAGTTGTATAAATAGTACTGATGGTGATGTTGTGGTTATTATTTCTCATACAGGACGTACTAAAAATTTAGTTGAAATTGCCAAGATCGCACGAGAAAACGATGCGGCCGTTATTGCCATTACAACTCCGAACTCTCTTTTAGCCTCTGAAGCTACCCTTCCTATATTACTTGATGTACCTGAAGATACTGATATTTACATGCCGATGATCTCCCGCCTTGCACAACTCACTATTATTGATGTTCTTACTACCGGATTTATTTTACGTCGAGGACCAAAATTCAGAGATAACTTGAAGCGCGTCAAAGA
Protein-coding sequences here:
- a CDS encoding MurR/RpiR family transcriptional regulator, which produces MNILERVQSNLDILSKSEKKVAEAVLTAPQTVIHSSIALMAKTADVSEPTVNRFCRRMATKGFPDFKLQLAQSIANGTPYVNRNIDDSDTVSSYTNKIFESAMAGLENVKNNIDIAAINRAVDILTQAKKISFFGLGASAAVAHDAMNKFSRFNIPVTYFDDVVMQRMSCINSTDGDVVVIISHTGRTKNLVEIAKIARENDAAVIAITTPNSLLASEATLPILLDVPEDTDIYMPMISRLAQLTIIDVLTTGFILRRGPKFRDNLKRVKEALRDSRFDK